A portion of the Solea senegalensis isolate Sse05_10M linkage group LG17, IFAPA_SoseM_1, whole genome shotgun sequence genome contains these proteins:
- the LOC122784372 gene encoding uncharacterized protein LOC122784372 isoform X1 — translation MSWSDCDRHMMAALLFILFLVSHLEAGAAQLRKTNCPYRRRGDDVVLSLRGFGTCDALAWTRDGSVSRQRPLRQGANCSLHIDNVTAEDAGCYSSPEDTLCLYVVSVSDAGPQRDSRVTLQCSLFRAAHYTPCGQSNILWLDETGTELLHDDDACEVAEGPCVSNLTVDADPGRTYTCQVMDDTYDVMIEANHTLVFRDAATDAAEWSPLSFVMLTLRVSVLILMIVITVLIIIKTRKEKQDPKSQRVMEVSV, via the exons ATGAGTTGGAGTGATTGTGACAGACACATGATGGCTGCGCTGCTGTTCATCCTCTTTCTCGTGTCTCATCTTGAAG CAGGAGCGGCACAACTCAGAAAAACCAACTGTCCCTACCGCAGACGTGGAGATGACGTCGTTCTGTCGCTGCGTGGTTTTGGAACATGCGACGCGTTAGCTTGGACCCGTGATGGATCGGTGTCTCGCCAGAGGCCGCTGCGCCAGGGCGCCAACTGCTCTCTGCACATCGACAACGTCACGGCCGAGGACGCCGGCTGCTACAGCTCGCCGGAGGACACGCTGTGTCTGTACGTCGTGAGCG TTTCAGACGCTGGACCACAGCGAGACAGTCGCGTGACGCTGCAGTGCTCTCTGTTCAGAGCCGCGCATTACACACCCTGTGGACAGAGTAACATCCTCTGGTTGGACGAGACGGGGACCGAGCTGCTCCACGACGACGACGCGTGCGAGGTCGCAGAGGGCCCGTGTGTCTCCAACCTGACTGTGGACGCCGACCCCGGCAGGACGTACACCTGCCAGGTGATGGATGACACGTACGACGTCATGATCGAGGCCAACCACACGCTGGTCTTCAGAG ACGCTGCCACAGACGCTGCTGAGTGGTCTCCTCTGAGCTTCGTCATGTTGACTCTGCGTGTGTCAGTCCTGATCCTGATGATTGTGATCACGgttctcatcatcatcaaaacacgaaaagaaaaacag GATCCAAAAAGCCAAAGAGTGATGGAAGTGAGCGTGTGA
- the LOC122784372 gene encoding uncharacterized protein LOC122784372 isoform X2 → MSWSDCDRHMMAALLFILFLVSHLEGAAQLRKTNCPYRRRGDDVVLSLRGFGTCDALAWTRDGSVSRQRPLRQGANCSLHIDNVTAEDAGCYSSPEDTLCLYVVSVSDAGPQRDSRVTLQCSLFRAAHYTPCGQSNILWLDETGTELLHDDDACEVAEGPCVSNLTVDADPGRTYTCQVMDDTYDVMIEANHTLVFRDAATDAAEWSPLSFVMLTLRVSVLILMIVITVLIIIKTRKEKQDPKSQRVMEVSV, encoded by the exons ATGAGTTGGAGTGATTGTGACAGACACATGATGGCTGCGCTGCTGTTCATCCTCTTTCTCGTGTCTCATCTTGAAG GAGCGGCACAACTCAGAAAAACCAACTGTCCCTACCGCAGACGTGGAGATGACGTCGTTCTGTCGCTGCGTGGTTTTGGAACATGCGACGCGTTAGCTTGGACCCGTGATGGATCGGTGTCTCGCCAGAGGCCGCTGCGCCAGGGCGCCAACTGCTCTCTGCACATCGACAACGTCACGGCCGAGGACGCCGGCTGCTACAGCTCGCCGGAGGACACGCTGTGTCTGTACGTCGTGAGCG TTTCAGACGCTGGACCACAGCGAGACAGTCGCGTGACGCTGCAGTGCTCTCTGTTCAGAGCCGCGCATTACACACCCTGTGGACAGAGTAACATCCTCTGGTTGGACGAGACGGGGACCGAGCTGCTCCACGACGACGACGCGTGCGAGGTCGCAGAGGGCCCGTGTGTCTCCAACCTGACTGTGGACGCCGACCCCGGCAGGACGTACACCTGCCAGGTGATGGATGACACGTACGACGTCATGATCGAGGCCAACCACACGCTGGTCTTCAGAG ACGCTGCCACAGACGCTGCTGAGTGGTCTCCTCTGAGCTTCGTCATGTTGACTCTGCGTGTGTCAGTCCTGATCCTGATGATTGTGATCACGgttctcatcatcatcaaaacacgaaaagaaaaacag GATCCAAAAAGCCAAAGAGTGATGGAAGTGAGCGTGTGA
- the LOC122784372 gene encoding uncharacterized protein LOC122784372 isoform X3, which produces MSWSDCDRHMMAALLFILFLVSHLEAGAAQLRKTNCPYRRRGDDVVLSLRGFGTCDALAWTRDGSVSRQRPLRQGANCSLHIDNVTAEDAGCYSSPEDTLCLYVVSVSDAGPQRDSRVTLQCSLFRAAHYTPCGQSNILWLDETGTELLHDDDACEVAEGPCVSNLTVDADPGRTYTCQVMDDTYDVMIEANHTLVFRDAATDAAEWSPLSFVMLTLRVSVLILMIVITVLIIIKTRKEKQSRIQKAKE; this is translated from the exons ATGAGTTGGAGTGATTGTGACAGACACATGATGGCTGCGCTGCTGTTCATCCTCTTTCTCGTGTCTCATCTTGAAG CAGGAGCGGCACAACTCAGAAAAACCAACTGTCCCTACCGCAGACGTGGAGATGACGTCGTTCTGTCGCTGCGTGGTTTTGGAACATGCGACGCGTTAGCTTGGACCCGTGATGGATCGGTGTCTCGCCAGAGGCCGCTGCGCCAGGGCGCCAACTGCTCTCTGCACATCGACAACGTCACGGCCGAGGACGCCGGCTGCTACAGCTCGCCGGAGGACACGCTGTGTCTGTACGTCGTGAGCG TTTCAGACGCTGGACCACAGCGAGACAGTCGCGTGACGCTGCAGTGCTCTCTGTTCAGAGCCGCGCATTACACACCCTGTGGACAGAGTAACATCCTCTGGTTGGACGAGACGGGGACCGAGCTGCTCCACGACGACGACGCGTGCGAGGTCGCAGAGGGCCCGTGTGTCTCCAACCTGACTGTGGACGCCGACCCCGGCAGGACGTACACCTGCCAGGTGATGGATGACACGTACGACGTCATGATCGAGGCCAACCACACGCTGGTCTTCAGAG ACGCTGCCACAGACGCTGCTGAGTGGTCTCCTCTGAGCTTCGTCATGTTGACTCTGCGTGTGTCAGTCCTGATCCTGATGATTGTGATCACGgttctcatcatcatcaaaacacgaaaagaaaaacag tccaGGATCCAAAAAGCCAAAGAGTGA
- the flvcr1 gene encoding feline leukemia virus subgroup C receptor-related protein 1, protein MVAGELVQEHLRADAGSPDNITAVKTPESDGDAAAVERRKEDDDDAASALPLLPLPQEEDKEGGELEEKPDEREAMLPNGGAGEAAAEEEEEEETRLETRLYLRRFAVLAVFSLYSLVNAFQWIHYSIIANVFTSYYGVSNSEVDWLSIVYMVAYVPLIFPATWLLDRRGLRLTALLGAGLNCAGAWLKCASVRPDLFGVTMAAQVVCSVAQVFILGLPSRLASVWFGPREVSTACAAAVLGNQLGVAIGFLLPPVLVPTTPNDVELTGHNIRVMFYGTAAVSTALFLLTFIVIRDRPAHPPSQAQAVLPDTPPDDYSYKQSILNLMKNKAFILLLISYGILTGAFYSVSTLLNQMIMACYENQQLNAGRIGLTLVVAGMVGSILCGLWLDHTKTYKMTTLIVYVLSFLGMVVFTFTLDLNNIYLVFFTGGVLGFFMTGYLPLGFEFGVEITYPESEGTSSGLLNAFAQIFGIIFTLIQGRLTTDYNPLVGNIFLCVWILLGILLTALIKSELKRHNVNMGAAGKNLRAVPNECP, encoded by the exons ATGGTCGCCGGCGAGCTCGTGCAGGAGCATCTGCGCGCGGATGCCGGTTCACCTGACAACATCACGGCGGTGAAGACACCGGAGTCTGACGGTGACGCAGCGGCGGTGGAGCGGCGGAaagaggacgacgacgacgccGCTTCCGCCCTGCCGCTCCTGCCGCTGCCGCAGGAGGAAGACAAAGAGGGCGGTGAGTTAGAAGAGAAGCCGGATGAAAGAGAGGCGATGCTGCCCAacggaggagcaggagaagcggcggcggaggaggaggaggaggaagagacgcGCCTGGAGACGCGGCTGTACCTGCGCCGCTTCGCCGTGCTCGCCGTCTTCAGCCTGTACTCGCTGGTCAACGCCTTCCAGTGGATTCACTACAGCATCATCGCCAACGTGTTCACGAGCTACTACGGCGTCAGCAACAGCGAGGTGGACTGGCTCTCCATCGTCTACATGGTCGCTTACGTGCCGCTCATCTTCCCCGCCACCTGGCTGCTGGACCGCCGGGGGCTGCGGCTCACCGCGCTGCTCGGCGCGGGCCTCAACTGCGCCGGCGCGTGGCTCAAGTGCGCCAGCGTCCGGCCCGACCTGTTCGGGGTCACCATGGCGGCGCAGGTCGTCTGCTCCGTGGCGCAGGTCTTCATCCTCGGCCTGCCGTCCCGCCTCGCCTCGGTGTGGTTCGGCCCCCGCGAGGTCTCCACGGCGTGCGCCGCAGCTGTGCTGGGGAACCAG CTGGGCGTCGCCATTGGCTTCCTGCTGCCTCCGGTGTTGGTTCCCACCACTCCTAATGACGTGGAGCTGACAGGTCACAACATCAGGGTGATGTTCTACGGCACGGCTGCCGTCTCCACcgccctcttcctcctcacattTATAG TCATCAGGGATCGTCCAGCCCACCCCCCCAGTCAGGCCCAGGCTGTCCTACCAGACACTCCTCCCGATGATTACTCCTACAAGCAGTCCATCCTCAACCTGATGAAGAATAAAGCCTTCATCCTGCTGCTCATCAGCTACG GTATACTCACTGGAGCCTTCTACTCCGTCTCGACGCTCCTCAACCAGATGATCATGGCCTGCTATGAG aaCCAGCAGTTGAACGCTGGGAGAATTGGTTTGACCCTGGTTGTCGCTGGAATGGTTGGGTCTATCCTCTGTGGTCTGTGGCTGGACCACACCAAGACATACAA GATGACGACTCTGATAGTCTACGTCCTGTCGTTTCTGGGCATGGTGGTCTTCACCTTCACTCTGGACCTGAACAACATCTACCTGGTCTTCTTCACTGGTGGAGTCCTTGG GTTCTTCATGACTGGTTACCTGCCGCTGGGCTTTGAGTTCGGCGTGGAGATCACTTACCCAGAGTCTGAAGGAACGTCGTCAGGCCTCCTCAACGCGTTCGCTCAG atattcGGGATCATTTTCACACTGATTCAGGGCAGACTGACCACAGATTACAATCCTCTGGTTGGAAACATCTTCCTCTGTGTTTGGATCTTACTCGGAATATTGCTCACAG CGTTAATCAAGTCAGAACTGAAAAGACACAACGTGAACATGGGAGCAGCCGGTAAAAACCTGCGAGCG GTCCCTAATGAGTGTCCCTAG
- the tatdn3 gene encoding putative deoxyribonuclease tatdn3 translates to MEYGFVDCHCHISAREFEEDVEDVILRTRQAGVKTLIAVTEGVGEFSRVLQLQQRFPDLVSPCLGVHPLQGGEEPQERQRSARLQDLDAALPLIYKHRERLTAVGEIGLDFTPWCAPTQQHRDDQMAVFVKQLDVAKELDLPVNVHSRSAAQVTIETMKAQGIGRALLHNFAGKPSVALEGVNAGYYFSFPPAVCKNQQRDKLIARIPLDNICLETDSPALGPDGAHVRNEPCNIVLCCAYVAKIKGLSPQRVQFVTAQNARRLFFPGAEF, encoded by the exons atgGAATATGGCTTTGTTGACTGCCACTGTCACATATCAGCCCGTGAGTTTGAGGAG GATGTGGAGGATGTGATCCTGAGGACCAGACAG gcCGGGGTCAAGACTCTCATTGCAGTCACGGAGGGAGTCGGGGAGTTCAGCAGAGTTCTCCAGCTGCAACAACG TTTTCCAGATCTGGTTTCTCCGTGTCTGGGCGTTCACCCTCTGCAGGGCGGCGAGGAGCCGCAGGAACGGCAGCGCAGCGCGAGGCTACAG gaccTGGATGCTGCTTTGCCTCTGATCTACAAACACAGAGAACGTCTCACTGCTGTTGGAGAG ATCGGTTTAGACTTCACGCCGTGGTGCGCTCCCACTCAGCAGCACAGAGACGACCAAATGGCCGTGTTTGTGAAGCAGCTCGACGTCGCCAAAGAGCTGGACCttcctgt AAATGTCCACTCGCGATCAGCTGCTCAAGTCACCATAGAGACCATGAAAGCACAAG GTATCGGCCGCGCTCTGCTTCACAACTTTGCGGGGAAGCCGTCGGTAGCTCTGGAAGGCGTGAACGCCGGTTACTACTTCTCCTTCCCGCCTGCCGTCTGTAAGAACCAACAG agagacaaactgaTTGCACGGATTCCACTGGACAACATCTGTCTGGAAACAGATTCTCCTGCTCTGGGGCCTGACGGCGCGcat GTGAGGAACGAGCCCTGCAACATTGTTCTCTGCTGCGCTTATGTCGCCAAAATCAAAGGCCTGTCACCTCAGAGGGTTCAGTTTGTCACGGCGCAGAACGCCAGAAGACTCTTCTTTCCCGGAGCCGAGTTCTGA
- the nsl1 gene encoding kinetochore-associated protein NSL1 homolog isoform X1, with the protein METVEREKSLKNETEQEYRVNVTSKKRLIEQMNKYKEVLKTALDGQTEMAEETKRVLLQELLANFEAAVQDNVLVNGEPWEEAPDEEDEEAYDLEGLLDDTIVETTRRRRTYPRQILPHVVHSLKAERKIMGLYEDTVKPQEMVKDPDQDNREELLPFKVARLKVSPSLKVTKISVLLLVVSAAASGQTSENIMTDLSAAAPGMVKQAIQVIKSISTLQKQAEGLCEILNMKPSHTTLEMEREVFGYSGQPDAPPPPEEGVAAERHRQPIKRAVEEAAATGCYVPLAKKPDCPAGGDKVE; encoded by the exons atggaaactgtggagagagaaaagtcGCTCAAAAATGAAACGGAGCAGGAATACAGAGTCAACGTGACATCGAAAAAACGACTCATCGAGcagatgaataaatataaagaggTTCTGAAAACTGCGCTGGACGGACAGACGGAAATGGCCGAAGAGACGAAGCGGGTTTTACTGCAGGAGCTGCTCGCG AATTTTGAAGCAGCTGTTCAGGACAACGTCTTAGTGAACGGAGAACCGTGGGAGGAGGCACCTGATGAAGAAG ACGAGGAGGCTTATGACCTTGAGGGTCTCCTGGACGACACCATCGTGGAGACCACCAGGAGGCGCCGCACGTACCCCAGACAGATCCTGCCCCACGTGGTTCACTCCCTCAAGGCTGAGCGTAAAATCATG ggcCTGTATGAAGACACAGTGAAACCCCAGGAGATGGTCAAAGACCCAGATCAAG ATAATCGGGAAGAACTACTTCCCTTTAAAGTCGCACGTTTGAAGGTTTCGCCGTCGCTGAAAGTGACAAAAATCTCAGTGCTGCTACTCgttgtttctgcagcagcttctGGACAAACTTCAG AGAACATCATGACTGATTTGTCAGCAGCGGCTCCAGGGATGGTGAAACAGGCCATTCAGGTTATAAAG TCAATCAGCACTCTGCAGAAACAAGCTGAAGGTCTCTGTGAAATCCTCAACATGAAACCCAGTCACACCACGctggagatggagagggaggtGTTCGGCTACAGTGGCCAACCAgacgctcctcctcctcctgaggagGGCGTGGCTGCAGAGAGGCACAGGCAGCCAATCAAGAGAGCTGTAGAGGAAGCGGCAGCCACAGGCTGCTACGTGCCGCTGGCAAAGAAGCCAGACTGTCCTGCAGGAGGCGACAAAGTGGAATGA
- the nsl1 gene encoding kinetochore-associated protein NSL1 homolog isoform X2 encodes METVEREKSLKNETEQEYRVNVTSKKRLIEQMNKYKEVLKTALDGQTEMAEETKRVLLQELLANFEAAVQDNVLVNGEPWEEAPDEEDEEAYDLEGLLDDTIVETTRRRRTYPRQILPHVVHSLKAERKIMGLYEDTVKPQEMVKDPDQENIMTDLSAAAPGMVKQAIQVIKSISTLQKQAEGLCEILNMKPSHTTLEMEREVFGYSGQPDAPPPPEEGVAAERHRQPIKRAVEEAAATGCYVPLAKKPDCPAGGDKVE; translated from the exons atggaaactgtggagagagaaaagtcGCTCAAAAATGAAACGGAGCAGGAATACAGAGTCAACGTGACATCGAAAAAACGACTCATCGAGcagatgaataaatataaagaggTTCTGAAAACTGCGCTGGACGGACAGACGGAAATGGCCGAAGAGACGAAGCGGGTTTTACTGCAGGAGCTGCTCGCG AATTTTGAAGCAGCTGTTCAGGACAACGTCTTAGTGAACGGAGAACCGTGGGAGGAGGCACCTGATGAAGAAG ACGAGGAGGCTTATGACCTTGAGGGTCTCCTGGACGACACCATCGTGGAGACCACCAGGAGGCGCCGCACGTACCCCAGACAGATCCTGCCCCACGTGGTTCACTCCCTCAAGGCTGAGCGTAAAATCATG ggcCTGTATGAAGACACAGTGAAACCCCAGGAGATGGTCAAAGACCCAGATCAAG AGAACATCATGACTGATTTGTCAGCAGCGGCTCCAGGGATGGTGAAACAGGCCATTCAGGTTATAAAG TCAATCAGCACTCTGCAGAAACAAGCTGAAGGTCTCTGTGAAATCCTCAACATGAAACCCAGTCACACCACGctggagatggagagggaggtGTTCGGCTACAGTGGCCAACCAgacgctcctcctcctcctgaggagGGCGTGGCTGCAGAGAGGCACAGGCAGCCAATCAAGAGAGCTGTAGAGGAAGCGGCAGCCACAGGCTGCTACGTGCCGCTGGCAAAGAAGCCAGACTGTCCTGCAGGAGGCGACAAAGTGGAATGA
- the batf3 gene encoding basic leucine zipper transcriptional factor ATF-like 3 yields the protein MSERLERSASSSDPWDTCECSQDEGRMMKRREKNRVAAQRSRKRQTQRADLLHQACELLEQRNQKLRREVDSLTEEHHLLTEALKAHEPFCPSMHCFSSSSSCSLQPDNSAPCCV from the exons ATGTCAGAGCGTCTGGAGAGGAGCGCGAGCAGCAGTGACCCGTGGGACACGTGTGAG tgctcaCAGGATGAAGGcaggatgatgaagaggagagagaagaacagAGTAGCAGCTCAGAGGAGCCgcaagagacaaacacagagggcTGACCTGCTGCATCAG gctTGTGAACTGCTGGAGCAGAGGAACCAAAAGCTGAGGAGAGAG GTCGACTCTTTGACTGAAGAACATCATCTTCTCACCGAGGCTTTAAAAGCGCATGAGCCTTTctgtcccagcatgcactgcttctcctcctcctcttcgtgcAGCCTGCAGC